The following coding sequences lie in one Deltaproteobacteria bacterium CG2_30_66_27 genomic window:
- a CDS encoding 1,4-alpha-glucan branching enzyme — protein MRYDVTLLTDQDLHLFNEGNHCRLYEKLGSHFLESGSDAGTCFAVWAPNAEGVSVTGDFNGWDNRSHPLRARGDSGIWEGFLPGARAGSAYKYHVISRYGGYRYDKSDPFAFFFQAPPEPGSIVWNLWNEWEDEEWMANRRKRNAGDCPIAIYEMHLGSWMRVPDEENRPLTYRELAPRLASYLTRMNFTHVEFLPVMEHPFYGSWGYQGTGYFAPTSRYGTPQDFMYLVDTLHRHGIGVLLDWVPSHFSKDGNGLAFFDGTHLYEHADPRQGHHPDWDTEIFNYGRKEVQSFLLSSAFFWLDVFHADGLRVDAVSSMLYLDYSRKEGEWIPNPYGGRENIDAIAFLRRFNETVYGAFPDVVTVAEESTAWPMVSRPNYVGGLGFGMKWDMGWMHDTLAYMSEDPVYRKFHHDKLTFRGVYAFSENFVLPLSHDEVVHGKGSLLGKMPGDDWRKFANLRVLFGYMYAQPGKKLLFMGGEFGQWREWNHDTSLDWRLAEEPPHAGLSRWVEELNRFYRDEPALHELDFDPYGFEWADARDAEQSVISFFRRTRGRDDVILAICNFTPVPRHNYRIGVPRGGFWRERLNSDATEYGGSGQGNIGGVEAAPIGAQGRFHSLTLTVPPLSALFLKSEGPKG, from the coding sequence TTGCGATACGACGTGACGTTGCTGACCGACCAGGACCTGCACCTGTTCAACGAAGGGAACCATTGCCGCCTCTACGAAAAACTCGGGTCCCATTTCCTCGAATCGGGCTCCGACGCGGGCACCTGTTTCGCCGTGTGGGCGCCCAACGCGGAGGGGGTTTCCGTCACGGGGGATTTCAACGGGTGGGACAACCGTTCGCATCCGCTGCGGGCCCGGGGCGATTCCGGAATCTGGGAAGGGTTCCTCCCCGGCGCACGCGCCGGATCCGCCTACAAGTACCACGTGATCTCGCGATACGGAGGGTACCGGTACGATAAATCCGACCCGTTCGCGTTCTTCTTCCAAGCTCCCCCGGAGCCCGGATCCATCGTGTGGAACCTGTGGAACGAATGGGAAGATGAAGAGTGGATGGCCAACCGGCGCAAGCGGAACGCCGGGGATTGCCCGATCGCCATCTACGAGATGCACCTCGGATCCTGGATGCGGGTTCCCGACGAGGAGAACCGGCCGTTGACCTACCGGGAACTGGCTCCCCGCCTCGCCTCCTACCTGACCCGGATGAATTTCACCCACGTGGAGTTCCTCCCCGTGATGGAACACCCCTTCTACGGCTCCTGGGGATACCAGGGGACGGGGTACTTCGCCCCGACGAGCCGGTACGGAACTCCACAGGACTTCATGTACCTCGTGGACACGCTGCACCGGCACGGGATCGGCGTCCTCCTGGACTGGGTCCCCTCCCACTTCTCCAAGGACGGGAACGGTCTCGCCTTCTTCGACGGAACGCACCTCTACGAGCACGCCGACCCCCGGCAGGGGCATCACCCGGACTGGGACACGGAGATCTTCAACTACGGGCGGAAGGAGGTGCAGAGCTTTCTCCTCAGCAGCGCCTTCTTCTGGCTGGACGTGTTCCACGCGGACGGCCTGCGCGTCGACGCCGTGTCGTCGATGCTCTACCTGGACTACTCCAGGAAGGAGGGGGAATGGATCCCCAATCCGTATGGAGGCCGGGAGAACATCGACGCGATCGCTTTCCTGCGGCGCTTCAACGAGACGGTGTACGGGGCGTTTCCCGACGTCGTGACGGTCGCCGAGGAGTCCACCGCCTGGCCCATGGTCTCCAGGCCGAACTACGTCGGGGGCCTCGGCTTCGGGATGAAATGGGACATGGGGTGGATGCACGACACGCTGGCGTACATGTCCGAGGACCCGGTCTACCGGAAGTTCCATCATGACAAGCTCACGTTCCGCGGGGTGTACGCGTTCTCGGAGAACTTCGTGCTCCCCCTTTCCCACGACGAGGTCGTCCACGGGAAAGGGTCCCTGCTGGGGAAGATGCCCGGCGACGACTGGCGGAAGTTCGCGAACCTTCGCGTCCTGTTCGGGTACATGTACGCGCAGCCGGGGAAGAAACTCCTCTTCATGGGGGGGGAGTTCGGGCAGTGGAGGGAATGGAACCACGACACGAGCCTGGACTGGCGCCTCGCGGAAGAGCCCCCGCACGCCGGCCTCTCCCGCTGGGTGGAGGAACTGAACCGGTTCTACCGGGACGAACCCGCCCTGCACGAGCTCGATTTCGACCCGTACGGGTTCGAGTGGGCCGACGCCCGGGACGCGGAGCAGAGCGTGATCAGCTTTTTCCGGAGAACCCGCGGCAGGGACGACGTCATTCTGGCCATCTGCAACTTCACCCCCGTCCCAAGGCACAATTACCGCATCGGCGTTCCCCGCGGGGGGTTCTGGCGGGAGCGCCTGAACAGCGACGCGACGGAGTACGGCGGAAGCGGGCAGGGGAACATCGGCGGCGTGGAGGCCGCGCCCATCGGCGCCCAGGGCCGGTTCCATTCCCTGACCCTGACGGTCCCGCCGCTGTCCGCCCTGTTCCTCAAAAGCGAAGGCCCCAAGGG